TTGTAAATCTAAGCTTTGCCCCAATTGTCGCGGTAAAAGCTTTAAAGTGACGGAATTTTCGTTTAAAACCAAGCTAGAAGCGGGTACAGCATAGTCAAAAAAGACATCTTCCCATTCCCAGGTTTTTTGACTATCGGAGACGACAAAAGGACTAGCAACGACAATTAAGCGAGAAATTGAGTTAATTCCCCTTGCTCTTAACTTTTCTGCTAATTTTTCTAACTTTTCTGTGGTTATGGTTGCATCTCCCCTCCCGACTAAGGTTAAAGTTTCTAAATCGGGGGGGTTGCCCTGGGCTAAAATGGGGGTTTTCAGACGATAATCGCGGTTAAATTTGCTGAAAGCGGCGGCAGTGGTTAATAATTTCGCAGTAGAAGCGGGAGTAAAAAAGTTATTTTCGTGGAGACTATAGAGATTTTCCTGAGAATTAAGGGATTTTACGAAAATTCCCCAATAAGCGCCTTGATAATCGGGTCGGGCCAAAATGCGATCGATCCTGGTGGCTAAGTCTGCGGGACAGATAAACTGGGAAGGGGGGGAATTGTCTTGACTGATGGGGGTTGCGAGGGTGACGGGATGGTTTACCCAGAGAAATAGGGAACAAGTTCCCAAGAGAAAAGATAATTTCGAGCGGCGTGTTAGCATAGAATTAAGTCTTGGCAGTAGTCAAATTGGCTCTAATTTAGCAGCATTAGTGACTATATTGTCCTAGTTACTCGATAGATTCAGTTAGGGATTGATCCGAGATATTCTCTATCCTTTTTTGCCCAGAAAGTTTTTTGATGCCGTCAAATTTCTATTTATTCGCGAGGATATTTTTATGAGTTATGATTTTGATTTATTGGTGATTGGTGGTGGTTCTGGTGGTATTGCCACCGCTAGACGGGCAGCCGAATACGGGGCAAAAGTGGGATTAGCAGAATACGATCGTTTGGGAGGAACCTGTGTTAATCGCGGTTGTATTCCCAAAAAATTAATGGTTTATTCTAGTCGTTTTCCGCAACTATTTAAGGATGCGGAAGGTTACGGTTGGAGTCCGGTAGAGAGTCAGTTAAATTGGCAAAAATTAATTAGTGCCGTTAATCAGGAAACTATCCGTTTAAATGGCATTTATCAAAAGATGCTCGATAATTCTCAAGTGACGCTTTTTCCTAATTATGCCAAGTTTATTGATACCCATACCCTAGAGGTGGGAGATCAGAAAATTACTGCCGATAAAATTTTAATTGCCGTGGGGGGACATCCCGTTAAACCTGATATTCCGGGGATCGAACATACAGTAGTTTCTGATGCCATGTTTCAACTGCCAGAACAACCGAAAAGAATTATAGTTTTAGGGGCGGGATATATTGGGGTAGAATTTGCCGGTATTATGCACGGATTAGGGACAGAAGTGGTGCAGTTAATCCGTAAAGACAAGATTTTAAGAGGGTTTGATGAGGATATCCGCGATGAGATTCAAGGGGAAATGATCCGTCAGGGAATTAAAATTATGCCCGAAACTTTCCCCACTTCGATCGAGAAAACTGAAGAGGGGTTAAAGGTACATATTCAGGGGAAAGAAACCTCAGAAATGCTCTTTGTTGATGCCCTAGGATTAGCCGCTACTGGAAGAATTCCTAAGCTGGAAAAATTGGGCTTAGAGAATGTCAATGTCGAGGTAAAAAAAGGGGCAATTGTCGTCAACGAGTATAGCCAAACCAGTGAAGATAATATCTACGCCGTGGGCGATTGTACCGATAAAATTAATTTAACTCCCGTGGCGATTAATGAGGGGCGAGCTTTTGCCGATACAGTCTTTGGTAATAAACCCCGGTTAATGAGTTATGAAAACGTTCCTTCGGCAGTATTTTCTACTCCTGAAGCGGCGACGGTGGGATTAACGGAATTGCAAGCAAAAAAACAATATGGTGACACGGTAATTAAAGTTTATCGGTCTAAATTCCGCCCCGGTTACAATGTTTTACCAGGCCGAGAGGACAAAACTTTGATGAAATTAGTTGTCCATCAGGAAAGTGGTAAAATCCTTGGCGCGCACATGGTGGGAGATCACGCCGCCGAAATTATTCAAGGAGTAGCCATTGCCGTAAAAATGGGGGCGACAAAAGCCGATTTTGATGCCACTGTCGGCATTCATCCCAGTGCTGCCGAGGAATTCGTCACCATGCGTTAATTAACAATTTTAGGTGTGTTAGATAGGTGTTAAAAATTGTCAGCTACCCCCCTTATTAAGGGGGGCAGGGGGGATCAAAGACAAAATCTATCTTCAATTTAATTATAACCACTTACTTAAACCAACCTAACACACCCAATCTTTATGATTAAAAATCAACCTTTTTGGCTATTGACAACTGAGCCATTTTGTGATGGTTTTTCGGTTAATTTTTGAGCGAGATTTAAGATATCAG
This Microcystis wesenbergii NRERC-220 DNA region includes the following protein-coding sequences:
- the gorA gene encoding glutathione-disulfide reductase; translated protein: MSYDFDLLVIGGGSGGIATARRAAEYGAKVGLAEYDRLGGTCVNRGCIPKKLMVYSSRFPQLFKDAEGYGWSPVESQLNWQKLISAVNQETIRLNGIYQKMLDNSQVTLFPNYAKFIDTHTLEVGDQKITADKILIAVGGHPVKPDIPGIEHTVVSDAMFQLPEQPKRIIVLGAGYIGVEFAGIMHGLGTEVVQLIRKDKILRGFDEDIRDEIQGEMIRQGIKIMPETFPTSIEKTEEGLKVHIQGKETSEMLFVDALGLAATGRIPKLEKLGLENVNVEVKKGAIVVNEYSQTSEDNIYAVGDCTDKINLTPVAINEGRAFADTVFGNKPRLMSYENVPSAVFSTPEAATVGLTELQAKKQYGDTVIKVYRSKFRPGYNVLPGREDKTLMKLVVHQESGKILGAHMVGDHAAEIIQGVAIAVKMGATKADFDATVGIHPSAAEEFVTMR